A genomic region of Lates calcarifer isolate ASB-BC8 linkage group LG9, TLL_Latcal_v3, whole genome shotgun sequence contains the following coding sequences:
- the scarb1 gene encoding scavenger receptor class B member 1 isoform X5: protein MAVNKSKVAVGFIVAGVLTVVFGTVLSFVGPLIIDDQIVKNTVIDPKNEMSYTMWKDIPVPFFMSVYFFNVLNPQEILKGEKPMVEQRGPYVYRKRCQKDNITFHPNNTVSYREYRQYYFEPSMSAGSESDVVTIPNMLVLGAAVMMENLPYAVRLMISATFKTFKEGPFLTKTVGELMWGYDSGLVDFLNKYLPGMLPSTGKFGLFAEFNNSNTGLFTIFTGQDDIRKVHRVDSWNGLTELSYWRTPQCNMINGTAGQMWPPFMTKETTLPFYSPDACRSMELVYQRPGVMKGIPLYRYVAPKTLFANGTDYAPNEGFCPCRQSGLLNVSSCRHNSPVFISHPHFYNADPVLLDYVQGLSPNEDKHGLFIDIHPQTGVPLNVSIRLQLNLYMKRVSGITETGKISEVVMPMIWFEESGYIDGPILTTFHTNLVVLPAVMEYMQYGFIALGLATILIAALVHHRAKMEKGAGETDLKMHRSQSSTVRNSY, encoded by the exons ATGGCAGTGAATAAATCTAAAGTGGCCGTGGGGTTTATCGTGGCGGGGGTCCTGACCGTGGTGTTCGGGACGGTCCTGTCGTTTGTGGGACCTTTAATAATCGACGACCAGATAGTGAAG aacaCCGTGATCGACCCAAAGAACGAGATGTCCTACACCATGTGGAAGGACATCCCCGTGCCGTTCTTCATGTCCGTCTACTTCTTCAACGTCCTCAACCCGCAGGAGATCCTGAAGGGAGAGAAGCCCATGGTGGAGCAGCGAGGACCTTATGTTTACAG GAAACGCTGTCAGAAAGACAACATCACGTTCCATCCCAACAACACGGTGTCGTACAGGGAGTACAGGCAGTACTACTTCGAGCCTTCCATGTCTGCGGGGAGTGAGTCCGACGTCGTCACGATTCCCAACATGTTGGTGCTG gGAGCGGCCGTGATGATGGAAAACCTGCCGTACGCCGTGCGTCTGATGATCAGCGCCACATTCAAGACTTTCAAAGAGGGGCCCTTCCTGACCAAGACCGTCGGGGAGCTGATGTGGGGTTACGACAGCGGCCTGGTGGATTTCCTCAATAAATACCTGCCTGGCATGCTGCCCTCCACGGGGAAGTTCGGCCTCTTTGCTGAG TTCAACAACTCCAACACCGGTCTGTTCACCATCTTCACCGGTCAGGACGACATCAGGAAAGTTCATAGAGTTGACTCTTGGAACGGGCTGACGGAG CTGAGCTACTGGAGGACTCCTCAGTGCAACATGATCAATGGAACAGCTGGGCAGATGTGGCCTCCTTTCATGACGAAGGAGACGACTCTGCCTTTCTACAGCCCTGATGCCTGCAG atcCATGGAGCTCGTTTACCAGCGTCCCGGCGTGATGAAGGGAATCCCTCTGTATCGATACGTCGCCCCCAAGACCCTGTTCGCCAACGGGACAGACTACGCCCCCAATGAAGGATTCTGCCCCTGTCGACAGTCCGGTCTGCTCAACGTCAGCAGCTGTCGCCACA ACTCTCCAGTCTTTATCTCTCATCCTCACTTCTACAATGCTGATCCTGTGCTGCTGGACTATGTGCAGGGCCTCAGTCCTAATGAGGACAAGCATGGCCTCTTCATAGACATTCACCCA CAAACAGGTGTCCCTCTGAACGTGTCCATCCGTCTGCAGCTCAACCTCTACATGAAGAGAGTGTCAGGAATTAC AGAAACTGGCAAGATTTCTGAGGTGGTGATGCCCATGATCTGGTTCGAGGAG aGCGGTTACATCGACGGCCCCATCCTCACCACCTTCCACACCAACCTGGTCGTCCTCCCCGCCGTGATGGAGTACA